In one window of Arachis ipaensis cultivar K30076 chromosome B06, Araip1.1, whole genome shotgun sequence DNA:
- the LOC107646941 gene encoding uncharacterized protein LOC107646941: MKPDIMLSLLIPGPQSPGNDIDVFLQPLINELKELWELGVETYDSSKNKTFNKRACLLWTINNFPAYAMLSGWSTKGKLACPCCNDETSSIYLKHSHKTIYMDHQTFLPMNHSWRHNKRSFNVKTELRSPPQLLEGTTVFDILQEIDNSFEKKQKRSKNGVSNWKKWSIFFELPYWKNNMFRHNCIVMHIEKNIANSIIRTLLDIPRKTKGHTDARLDLKDMEKKISGYKTHDAHFMLHYLLQVPIKSILPNHVAIALFDYAHFSAGYVRREHESQVNDNNPCRTKWEKAKDHSQQFSEWFKVRAMKKDVPGWAKGLARGPNKVAKRFSGFVINGYRFHTRHRDVRRKTQNSGVTLEALTPSFANVKDKNPIEAKVTYYGRIVNMFELDYYGQFKVVLFKCEWYTVAKDHFGLSYVYFSKKCYQEEPFVLASQVNQCFYVQDPYVSDKYYVMKRIPRDLFRISDDLESDSSTIYAREPCEPEMIPSLPNDNGEVDLVRNNLRATILDMAPNMFAKQHCEEDEESEYDKFMEDVDSDSS, from the exons ATGAAGCCTGATATTATGCTCTCTTTACTCATTCCTGGACCACAATCACCGGGAAATGACATTGATGTCTTTCTTCAACCGCTTATTAACGAATTAAAAGAACTGTGGGAGTTAGGTGTAGAAACATATGACTcttcaaaaaataaaacattCAACAAGAGAGCATGTCTTTTATGGACAATTAATAACTTCCCTGCGTATGCTATGTTATCTGGCTGGAGTACAAAGGGAAAACTGGCTTGTCCGTGTTGTAATGATGAGACTTCTTCTATCTATTTGAAACATAGTCACAAGACTATTTATATGGATCATCAAACATTTTTACCCATGAATCACTCGTGGAGGCATAACAAAAGATCTTTCAATGTAAAAACTGAACTTAGGTCTCCACCCCAGTTGTTAGAGGGAACAACTGTATTTGACATATTGCAAGAGATAGATAACTCTTTcgaaaagaagcaaaagagatcAAAGAATGGGGTATCAAATTGGAAAAAGTGGTCAATATTTTTCGAATTACCATATTGGAAGAACAACATGTTTAGACATAACTGTATtgtcatgcacatagagaagaacATAGCTAATAGCATAATAAGAACTCTATTGGATATTCCCAGAAAGACAAAAGGTCATACAGATGCTCGTCTTGACCTTAAAGACATGG aaaagaagatttcCGGTTACAAGACCCATGATGCTCATTTCATGTTACATTACTTGTTGCAAGTACCAATCAAGAGCATACTTCCTAACCATGTTGCCATCGCTCTATTCGATTATGCTCATTTTTCTGCCGGGTATGTCAGAAG AGAGCATGAGAGTCAAGTTAATGATAACAATCCATGCAGAACGAAGTGGGAGAAAGCCAAAGACCATAGTCAACAATTCTCAGAATGGTTTAAAGTTCGTGCCATGAAAAAAGATGTGCCTGGTTGGGCAAAAGGGTTGGCTAGAGGTCCAAATAAAGTTGCAAAAAGATTTTCAGGTTTTGTTATCAATGGGTATAGGTTCCATACAAGGCACCGTGATGTGAGACGTAAAACCCAGAATAGTGGTGTCACATTAGAAGCATTGACTCCTAGTTTTGCTAATGTGAAAGATAAGAACCCAATTGAAGCAAAAGTAACCTACTATGGTAGAATAGTTAATATGTTTGAGTTAGATTATTATGGCCAATTTAAAGTAGTCCTATTTAAGTGTGAGTGGTATACAGTTGCAAAAGACCACTTTGGTCTCTCATATGTGTATTTCAGTAAAAAatgctaccaagaagaaccatttGTGTTAGCATCTCAAGTAAACCAATGCTTTTATGTGCAAGACCCATATGTGAGTGACAAATACTATGTTATGAAAAGAATTCCGAGAGATTTATTTAGAATAAGTGACGACCTTGAGTCTGATTCCTCCACAATATATGCAAGGGAGCCATGTGAACCTGAAATGATTCCAAGTCTTCCAAATGATAATGGCGAAGTTGATCTAGTGAGGAATAATCTACGAGCTACCATCCTAGATATGGCTCCAAACATGTTTGCCAAGCAACATTGTGAGGAAGACGAGGAAAGTGAATATGATAAGTTCATGGAGGATGTTGATTCTGATTCTTCTTGA